GATGCCGAACGAAATAAAACCGTTCAGCTTGACGCCATGAATAATCAACTTACAGTTTCAGGAAAAACCCACGGTCGCTACTTCCTCAATCTTGCACCTACTGGAATCAGTAAAGACGAAGGGAAATTCGCGGTGTACTCTCCCGAGAAGGGAAGAGTAGTTGTAGCAACCACTCCTTCGGACAGGTTGCAGCGTATTCAGGTATATAGCCTCAACGGAACGTTATTGCAGGTGATAAACGACCTTAATACTGTTAAAACAGAAATTTCGTTACCCAATGGTACTTATGTGCTTCGGATGCAAAGTATGGAGCATTTGGATATAAGAAAAGTTTCATGTCAATAAAACAAGGAAAAAGGGATTGTTCAAAAAGATGGAACAACCCCTTTTTTCAAACTTCTATCTGAAAACGTTTTCAGAGTTTCAATTATCAGAGGTCTGATTTTGTTTTTTGGACAAGCTCTTTTTTATTAACGCAGCACAAAACAGCTCTTCAAGAAAAAGTTTCTTTTCAAGCAATCAGGACTCAGTTTTTTTGCTGAAATACTCCATCACAATTTCAGGAGATGCATCTTTCAGCACCACTTTTTTTTCTTTATCCAACAGATATATTGTCGGTATCTTCTTCAAGTCGTATAGCCCATGGTTGCGAATTTCATTCTTTTCATCGTAACCGCATATCCACCCGGAAGGATTCTTCCATAATTGTTTTCTCCAGAACTTCAGATCGTCTTCTGTATACATGGAAAGCACTGTAAGCCTTTTCATCCCGTTCTTCGAAGAGTGCTGCATGGATGTTATAACCGAAGAAGCAATAATCTTCTCGCGAAACTCTCCGCAAATTCCACAATCAGGATTATTAAAGAAGAGCAGTGTATACTCGCTGCCAATCTTTGAAAGAGAATTCTTCGTACCTGAAGCAAGTGTGTAAGTAAAATCAGTTGCAATGCTATCCGGACGATTCTTAAGAGCCATTGTCAGTTGATAGCGAAAACGTATTTTATGAGGCTCATCCATTACCTTGGAGTCAACTATCGACTCCAGGAACGGAATGTAAAATTCCTCATTTCGCATAGGAGAATTGACATCATACAGATATTTATCGGCCAGTCCAACAACGTTTGAAAATAAAGATGGATTTTCTGCAACCCGAGACATCAGTTTTTTAATCCCCTTAGATGCATCTGTATAGCTTGCGTGAGGCAAAATGCCAATAAAATCGGCAAAGAGAGGTTCCATCTTATCGGGTTGCTTAATTACTGACGAGTCTGCAAAATTAAAACTATCCCAATAATGTACTGCTAGATACCCGGCACGTTCATTGGGTCGTGTTAGGTTTGCAGGAATATCGGGCAGTCTGAAAAGCTTTTCGTTGTTCTCTTTTGCCCGGACTTGTTGTTTTTTTTCTTCCTTACATCCGGTTGATATAATCAAACAACATATGCACACTAAGAAAATAGTTCTCTTCATTGCATTTAATTTTGATACAAAGTTAAAGTTTTCATCGATTTACCTACTAAACATCGCGCTCTAAAATATAAAAGTCGGACGGAAAAGAGCCCGCCCGACTTTTAATAAAATCATTTTTTAAGAAATTATTATTTAATTTCCACAGTACCAAGATCTTTATCTGTTCCACCAATAAGACTGACATTCATTGTTGTATACAGTGTACCACTCTGAAATTCCAATTTATAACTTCCTGATTTCAAACCGTGAAGCATAAAAAAGTTATCTCTTGTTACATCAGAAATCGTAGCAATGGTATCAGTTCCCACAACAGTAAATACTTTGAATGGAACATCTTTCGGTAGAATATGACCAAAAACAGCTGATGTATTTTGCACCACATATCCTCTGATGACAGGTTTAAGAGAATATCCACCGTTACCTTTGCTTACAATGGATCTTTCTGCATCAAAATCAATCATTACAGCATATCCGCTAGTAGTAATGACTTGCTCCTGAATATTCACTTTCAGTCCTGAGGTCTGAGCACTCGGAGCTTTAATTTTTACTTCGGTACCATCGCTCAATTCAACCAAATTATTATCTCCCAGCACCAAACGAACCTGCGAGATATGTTCACCCTCATTTAATACAACATTAGATAACAAAAGATTCTTCCCGTTAGTTAAATCCATAAGATTATAAATCGCGGGAGTTATTGGCAAATTAACCTCTGCACTGTCATTAATGATATATTTAACTTCCTGAACATCAATCTTCACAGCTTTGAATCCTTTGAGAGAAGGTGCATCCGTAAGATAAAAACCTACTTGAGTGGTACCTTTTACAGCATCTTCTTTGCTACACGAATTAATTAATATTCCTGCTCCAACAAAGAGCAAAAATCCAAAAAACAATTTCAACCTTTTCATAATTTTGCTATTTAAAAATTATACAATTAATTTGCATCTACCCGATAAATTCCGGGCTTAACCATTTTCCAACTCATGTTATAAGGTGCCAGAACTATATTAAGAGCCACTTCCAGATTTTGTTCGGGGAATGAACCTGTAAAGAACTGTCCCCGGCAAACACTCTTGTTTTGAATGGATATTTTGTATTCCTTTTCCAAAGCCTCAACTACATACGTTAGTGGAGCGTTGTTGAAGACATATTTCTGACTTACCCACATTGGTTCGTTCTCTGGAATAATTTCATCAGATATAAAACACTTACCTTTGGTTAAAAGTTTTCTCTCTTTTCCATCCAGGCTTTCCACCATTACTTTTCCTTCATAGCAGATTACATCAAAGTGCTCTTTTTCGGATACCATAAAACGGGTTCCTAACACAGATATCTGATGCTTCGGAGTCTCAACCGAGAACTGTTTTCCTTTGGTAACTACATAATATGCTTCACCTTGCATGTTGATTCTCTTTTTAAATAGAAAAAAGAACTTATTGTACTCTGCTGAACTGTTCTCATTCAGTCTCACCTCCGAGTGGTCGGGCAACACAAAAGACAATCTTTCGTTGCTGCCCGTTGCATACCTCATTTCCTGATTCTGTATCCATAAGCCACAACCAAACAATATTGCCAGTAACGCAGCAATGGACAAATATCTCCGCCAGTGGACTATTTTCTTTTCTGATTTTGCAAAGATTATGCTTTTGCTGAACAATTCGAATTCCATTTCATTCAGTAAATCATCTGCAGGAGTTTCATCCAGTAGCGGAATCTGGGAGAAAGCCTCTCTTAGCTGAGTCTCTTCTTCCTGAGACAAGAAAGCATTTTCGTCTGACGAAATTCTTTCTAAAACACTTATAATATCCACCTCTTTCATAGCCCAAAAAATCTGCGTAAAACAAGTAAAAGAAAAAATATAAAAGAAGCATCCTTCTTCATTTGCCTGATTGCTTCTGAAAGAAGATTGGCTACCGACTGTTTATTTATGTCCAACGTACAGGCTATTTCTTCATTCGACATCCCCTTAAAGTATTTCAGGTATACCACCTCTCGTTGCCTGTTTGTGAGTTTATTAAGCAAGTTCTGTATTTTTCGGTATTGCTTTTCCTCATCATCAGCACTCTGATCATCAATATATAATGTGAACGAATAATCACCTTCATCCAAATATATATCAGTTTCTTTCTTAAGTTCGTTTATCAACCTGTTCCTCAATCCTGCGCATAGATAGGCTCGCATATATGCAGGTTCGTTAAGTGAATTGCGTTTTTCATAAATTGAAATAAATAATTCCTGAACAGTATCCTTAACTAAATCTTCATTATGAGCAAACTTCATTCCGTAAGCATAAAGAAAGCTTGCGTGTTGACGGAACAGAGACTTCCATTCTTGTTCATCATTATTTCGCAATTTATTCCAAGATATTTGCATAAAAGCTACTATTTATATTTTAATTCAATAATTGCTGATAATTCATCCTATAATTCTCATTACTGCTTCTCAGTTCTCTCGGCGTTAGATTATATCGCTGTTTACAAAACTTTGTAAAGTGTGCTTGCGAAGAAAACTGATACTTATCTGCCAATTCTTGAAAAGGAATAGAAGTAGAAAGTATGTCTCGCAATACATACTGTGATTTTCGTTTTAACATCCACTGATAGGCCGACTCTCCAAAATTCTTCTTAAAGTCTCGACAAAAAACACTCAGACTACATTTAGCCAAGTCTGCAAATTCCTGTAAATTCTTGACTGAATAGTAATTTGCATACACAAATTCCTTAAAATCCATATTCTCCCCTAAAATTGTTTTAAAGAAACCTGTCAATTCTCTCTTTGAATATGAATTTTTCAATAATAAAAAGAGTCCCTCCTGCTTCCATTCAACAATTTCACTGGTATTTAAACCAGAAGAGTAATACTGTTGAAAAAATTCCAGAAACTTTTTTAAATTATACTTCACTGGCAAAGTCAAGTATACCTCGTCTTCCTCTACTTGATTTTCAGATATAGGAGACAGCCACTGACTAATTTTAGTCAAAACATTCTTTACAATCTCACATTTTACCAGCTCAGTCTCTTCTTCCGTTGATAGCTCATACTTACTACCAGGAGCTAAAAATAACATTTCCTCTGAAATTTTATTTTTAAAATCAATGCAAGATAGTGAAACCTTTCCTGATAATACAAACAGAATAGCACTGTTGTCTGCTGTTTTAATTTCAGCATGTTCATCTTTCTTCAAACTCATTCGCTGAAAGCAAGCGGTATTAAAAGCTAAATTCATATCACTTTAAATTAATTTATTTTTCTTCTTTACACCTATGACAGCAAAACCGTTCTTTTATACTGGTTTTTCTGAAGAAAAAAATATTATTTTCTAAAGATTTTATGTATTTACCTAATTATAAGCGCTTTATAAATAATTATTTTGAGTTTTCAACTTACATTAAAAGGTATAAATTAAATTAATCGCAGCCTTTGTCAGACCGAAATAGTTATAATCAAAACGCCCCTTTTTATTCATCGAATTATTCAATAGTGTTTTATCGTATGCCATGTGAATATATCCTGCTCCGGCAACAGCTTCCAGGTTCCAGTGCTTACTTATCGGCCAATAGTAGCCGCATGAGGCTCCCATTCCATATAAATATCCAGCGTACCGGTTATTTTCAGAAACCCCTTTTCGCAGAAATGGAAAGATGATATCTCCTGCACCATAATGAGCATAATAGGTATGGTACCCTATGAAGAATCCTTTAAAACTGCGCAAGAACCAGAATTTTATTTCCGGTTGAATTACATAAGACATTGAGTTCTCTTTTTCGTCATACCTTATAGGCTTTATACCCAACAGAATTTCTGCCGTAACATTCTCGGTTATTTTCTTTTCGAATGCAATGTTCGTGATGCCCTTCGCCCACATAATAAGGTTAAATTTGAGTGCAAAATCGATAAATTTATCCTTTGGCAAACTATCAGAAGGATGATAACCGATGAAAAAATGTGGCAAGGAATCGGGAATAAAAGGCTGCAATGCTAAGACAGAATCGGGCAAAGGATAACTAATAGCAGAAACTTGCAGTTTTTTCTCCTCTTTCGCTGGTTTCAAAACTACAGGGGGGTCTGCCTTTTGTTCCTTCTTTTTCAGTTTTATGACCATATTTCGAGGAGAAGACAGAGATATGGAAACAACTTTAGGATAAAAAGCTTTCTCTTTAATAGCAATTCTGTATGTTCCTTTACTTAAAGAGAAACTAAACTTCCCACCTGAAGTAGTTGTGACTGTTTTTTTTCCATCCATTATAATAGTGCATGGAATTGGCTTCAAAGATTGCTCATCCACCACTATTCCTTGCAAAACAAATTTTTGCAGTGGTGAAACATACAAATAAGCGGGGCCGGCACTTTTAATCTCCAGGTCATAATCAACCAGAAAACGATTTAGCGCTCCAACAACATCTTTCTCGGAAGTTACGTCAGCAATATGAATGCGGTTGGCAACACTTGGATTATAGTTTATATTAACTTTTTTCTTCTTACTGATGATCTGGAAGATTTCAGTAAGTGTTTTTGTTTTCTTACTATTTTGGGCGTAATTATCGAGAGAAAAGCCTGAAATAAAAATACACAGTAAAAAGAGAAACTTTATTCTTATCATTAATACAATTATTTTTTATACAAAATCAGATACTTCAAATATATAAAAACAGATGCAAAATAAGCATATTTCATTCATTAATTCTATAAAAAGCAAAGGTATTTATGTCTCTATGAGGATTTAATATACAATTATGTATAAAATTTAGATTGGTTTTTATAAACAGAAGAGCTTTCCCAAGAATACCTTTGCATCAGGTTTTTATTTATAGAATTATTCAACATAAAATTTACGTTTGATTATGAAAAGGAAATT
The Bacteroides sedimenti genome window above contains:
- a CDS encoding DUF5106 domain-containing protein — translated: MKRTIFLVCICCLIISTGCKEEKKQQVRAKENNEKLFRLPDIPANLTRPNERAGYLAVHYWDSFNFADSSVIKQPDKMEPLFADFIGILPHASYTDASKGIKKLMSRVAENPSLFSNVVGLADKYLYDVNSPMRNEEFYIPFLESIVDSKVMDEPHKIRFRYQLTMALKNRPDSIATDFTYTLASGTKNSLSKIGSEYTLLFFNNPDCGICGEFREKIIASSVITSMQHSSKNGMKRLTVLSMYTEDDLKFWRKQLWKNPSGWICGYDEKNEIRNHGLYDLKKIPTIYLLDKEKKVVLKDASPEIVMEYFSKKTES
- a CDS encoding DUF4382 domain-containing protein produces the protein MKRLKLFFGFLLFVGAGILINSCSKEDAVKGTTQVGFYLTDAPSLKGFKAVKIDVQEVKYIINDSAEVNLPITPAIYNLMDLTNGKNLLLSNVVLNEGEHISQVRLVLGDNNLVELSDGTEVKIKAPSAQTSGLKVNIQEQVITTSGYAVMIDFDAERSIVSKGNGGYSLKPVIRGYVVQNTSAVFGHILPKDVPFKVFTVVGTDTIATISDVTRDNFFMLHGLKSGSYKLEFQSGTLYTTMNVSLIGGTDKDLGTVEIK
- a CDS encoding FecR family protein yields the protein MKEVDIISVLERISSDENAFLSQEEETQLREAFSQIPLLDETPADDLLNEMEFELFSKSIIFAKSEKKIVHWRRYLSIAALLAILFGCGLWIQNQEMRYATGSNERLSFVLPDHSEVRLNENSSAEYNKFFFLFKKRINMQGEAYYVVTKGKQFSVETPKHQISVLGTRFMVSEKEHFDVICYEGKVMVESLDGKERKLLTKGKCFISDEIIPENEPMWVSQKYVFNNAPLTYVVEALEKEYKISIQNKSVCRGQFFTGSFPEQNLEVALNIVLAPYNMSWKMVKPGIYRVDAN
- a CDS encoding RNA polymerase sigma factor: MQISWNKLRNNDEQEWKSLFRQHASFLYAYGMKFAHNEDLVKDTVQELFISIYEKRNSLNEPAYMRAYLCAGLRNRLINELKKETDIYLDEGDYSFTLYIDDQSADDEEKQYRKIQNLLNKLTNRQREVVYLKYFKGMSNEEIACTLDINKQSVANLLSEAIRQMKKDASFIFFLLLVLRRFFGL
- a CDS encoding helix-turn-helix transcriptional regulator, coding for MNLAFNTACFQRMSLKKDEHAEIKTADNSAILFVLSGKVSLSCIDFKNKISEEMLFLAPGSKYELSTEEETELVKCEIVKNVLTKISQWLSPISENQVEEDEVYLTLPVKYNLKKFLEFFQQYYSSGLNTSEIVEWKQEGLFLLLKNSYSKRELTGFFKTILGENMDFKEFVYANYYSVKNLQEFADLAKCSLSVFCRDFKKNFGESAYQWMLKRKSQYVLRDILSTSIPFQELADKYQFSSQAHFTKFCKQRYNLTPRELRSSNENYRMNYQQLLN
- a CDS encoding DUF3575 domain-containing protein; translation: MIRIKFLFLLCIFISGFSLDNYAQNSKKTKTLTEIFQIISKKKKVNINYNPSVANRIHIADVTSEKDVVGALNRFLVDYDLEIKSAGPAYLYVSPLQKFVLQGIVVDEQSLKPIPCTIIMDGKKTVTTTSGGKFSFSLSKGTYRIAIKEKAFYPKVVSISLSSPRNMVIKLKKKEQKADPPVVLKPAKEEKKLQVSAISYPLPDSVLALQPFIPDSLPHFFIGYHPSDSLPKDKFIDFALKFNLIMWAKGITNIAFEKKITENVTAEILLGIKPIRYDEKENSMSYVIQPEIKFWFLRSFKGFFIGYHTYYAHYGAGDIIFPFLRKGVSENNRYAGYLYGMGASCGYYWPISKHWNLEAVAGAGYIHMAYDKTLLNNSMNKKGRFDYNYFGLTKAAINLIYTF